From Oncorhynchus nerka isolate Pitt River linkage group LG1, Oner_Uvic_2.0, whole genome shotgun sequence, the proteins below share one genomic window:
- the LOC115121272 gene encoding uncharacterized protein LOC115121272 isoform X2, producing the protein MSKSTYEEEEDEEEDEHLPKTGMSKQDPNTSEVAMTEDGTAEQFEFQYGLEGPTFKNENGECSKSHLSIIKVEQLDPLLPEQNNSSCSSGSPGDPGPPGSSGFGSSMSPAAQFFRKCHQAGCTQFIFSEFASRLNTITERISSQQASEEDFNLTLKVLEASGMLPEIFAKRDQEMEKRLKDLQRETEAVRTARSAMRDACVMSFTLS; encoded by the exons ATGTCTAAGAGCACATACgaagaagaggaagatgaggaggaggatgagcaTCTCCCCAAGACTGGGATGTCAAA GCAAGATCCCAATACTTCAGAGGTAGCCATGACAGAAG ATGGGACTGCAGAGCAGTTTGAGTTTCAGTATGGACTGGAGGGACCAACATTTAAGAATGAGAATGGGGAG TGTTCCAAGAGCCATCTGTCCATCATCAAAGTGGAACAACTGGACCCCCTTCTCCCTGAACAAAACA ACTCCAGCTGTAGTTCTGGGTCACCTGGGGATCCTGGGCCTCCTGGCTCATCTGGTTTTGGGTCCAGTATGAGTCCAGCTGCACAGTTCTTCAGGAAGTGCCACCAGGCAGGCTGCACACAGTTCATCTTCTCTGAGTTTGCCTCCcgcctcaacactatcactgagAGGATTTCATCCCAGCAGGCCAGCGAAGAAG ATTTCAACCTCACCCTGAAAGTGCTGGAGGCCTCTGGGATGCTGCCAGAGATCTTTGCAAAGAGAGACCAAG AAATGGAGAAGAGACtgaaggatctgcagagagagactgaagcGGTGAGGACtgcaaggtctgccatgagagatGCCTGTGTCATGAGCTTCACCCTATCATGA